From one Paenibacillus terrae HPL-003 genomic stretch:
- the aroF gene encoding 3-deoxy-7-phosphoheptulonate synthase yields the protein MIVIAGVQTPEEHIQAIVAVIEKEGLQAHVSHGSDRTIIGLIGSVEPKLAEHLRQMKGVENVVKISKSYKLASRDFHPENTVISIKGVNIGGGELVIMGGPCAVESAAQIDEIASLVKAAGAQVLRGGAFKPRTGPYSFQGTGVEGLIMMAEAGKKHDLLTITEVMTPEYVDICAEYADILQVGTRNMQNFDLLRKLGTCGKPVLLKRGFSSTYDEFLNAAEYILAGGNPNVMLCERGIRTFETYTRNTLDLSAIPVLQQLSHLPVISDPSHGTGRRELVVPMTKASVAAGADGLIIEMHTDPDNSMTGDGVQSLFPDQFSDLLKDLELLAPAVGKTFHTPSTIS from the coding sequence ATGATCGTTATCGCTGGTGTCCAAACACCTGAAGAACATATCCAGGCTATTGTTGCAGTTATTGAAAAAGAAGGTTTGCAGGCTCACGTTTCCCATGGATCGGATCGTACGATTATCGGGCTGATCGGCAGTGTAGAGCCCAAGTTGGCTGAACACCTGCGCCAAATGAAGGGTGTAGAGAATGTAGTCAAAATATCGAAGTCTTACAAATTGGCGAGCCGTGATTTTCATCCCGAAAATACCGTCATCTCTATCAAAGGTGTGAATATCGGTGGAGGCGAGCTTGTTATTATGGGTGGACCATGCGCCGTTGAGTCTGCTGCGCAGATTGACGAAATTGCTTCATTGGTTAAAGCAGCGGGCGCACAAGTTCTCCGTGGAGGTGCTTTTAAGCCACGTACGGGTCCTTACAGCTTCCAAGGAACGGGTGTAGAAGGTTTGATCATGATGGCCGAGGCGGGCAAGAAGCATGACCTGCTGACCATCACAGAGGTTATGACACCCGAATACGTGGATATCTGTGCGGAATATGCGGATATTTTGCAAGTAGGTACACGTAACATGCAGAACTTTGATCTGTTGCGCAAGCTGGGAACCTGTGGCAAACCAGTACTGCTCAAACGTGGTTTCAGTTCGACTTACGATGAGTTCCTGAATGCTGCCGAGTATATTTTGGCGGGCGGTAACCCGAATGTTATGCTGTGTGAGCGCGGAATCCGGACATTTGAAACCTACACGAGAAATACGCTGGACCTGTCAGCTATTCCTGTTCTGCAACAACTGAGCCATTTGCCGGTTATTTCCGACCCGAGCCATGGCACGGGTCGTCGTGAGCTGGTTGTTCCTATGACGAAGGCTTCCGTGGCTGCCGGAGCAGATGGGTTGATTATTGAAATGCACACAGACCCTGACAATTCGATGACGGGTGATGGTGTACAATCCCTGTTCCCGGATCAATTTTCAGATTTGCTGAAAGATTTGGAATTGCTGGCTCCAGCTGTAGGAAAAACATTTCATACGCCCAGTACCATTTCTTAA
- the glnA gene encoding type I glutamate--ammonia ligase, with product MSVENVLKTIQENNIEWVDFRFVDLSGRAHHISLPASEVDEETFVNGVAFDGSSIPGYRGIEESDMVMLPDPEAVFIDPFTQHPTLNILCDIATPDGEKYDRDPRGIARKAEEFLKTAGVGTKVNFAPESEFFIFDEVRYGSSMNSSSFFVDSEEAAWNTNRKEEGGNLGFKVGVKGGYVPVAPVDTQQDIRSEMCRLLEEAGLRIERHHHEVATAGQAEINFRFDTLKKTADNLLVYKYIVHNTARQYGKVATFMPKPLFGDNGSGMHVHQSIFDGDTPLFYEKGAYANLSELALHYIGGILYHAPALIALTNPSTNSFKRLVPGYEAPVNLVFSKGNRSAAVRIPVAAVTPKGCRIEFRTPDSTANPYLAFSAMLMAGLDGIKRKLNPIELGYGPLDTNIYELSEAEIGKIRSVPASLDEALDALEADYEFLTEGDVFTKDFIDNYVELKRSEAKSVNIRVHPHEYSLYFDC from the coding sequence ATGTCCGTTGAAAATGTATTAAAAACAATTCAGGAAAATAATATTGAGTGGGTAGATTTTCGCTTTGTAGATTTGTCCGGCCGTGCTCACCATATTTCGTTGCCAGCTTCCGAAGTAGATGAAGAAACATTTGTTAACGGTGTTGCTTTCGACGGTTCTTCCATCCCCGGCTATCGTGGCATCGAGGAATCCGACATGGTTATGCTGCCCGATCCGGAAGCGGTTTTTATCGACCCTTTCACTCAGCATCCTACACTGAATATTCTGTGTGACATTGCTACGCCAGACGGCGAAAAATACGACCGCGATCCTCGCGGCATTGCAAGAAAAGCAGAAGAATTCCTGAAAACTGCTGGTGTAGGTACGAAAGTTAACTTTGCACCTGAATCCGAATTTTTCATTTTTGACGAAGTGCGCTACGGAAGCAGTATGAACAGCTCCTCCTTCTTCGTAGATTCCGAAGAAGCAGCTTGGAACACGAATCGCAAGGAAGAGGGCGGCAATCTGGGCTTTAAAGTGGGAGTGAAGGGCGGATATGTGCCTGTAGCGCCAGTAGACACCCAACAAGACATCCGTAGTGAAATGTGCCGTTTGCTTGAAGAAGCAGGTCTGAGAATTGAGCGCCATCACCATGAGGTTGCTACGGCAGGCCAGGCGGAAATTAACTTCCGTTTTGATACACTCAAGAAAACAGCTGATAATCTGCTTGTTTATAAATACATTGTACACAACACAGCTCGTCAATACGGTAAAGTGGCAACATTTATGCCAAAACCACTCTTTGGAGACAACGGAAGCGGTATGCACGTTCACCAATCCATTTTCGATGGAGATACTCCTTTGTTCTACGAAAAAGGTGCTTACGCTAACCTGAGCGAGCTGGCCCTTCATTACATTGGCGGTATTCTGTACCATGCACCAGCGCTGATCGCTTTGACGAACCCAAGTACGAACTCGTTCAAGCGTCTCGTTCCAGGCTATGAAGCTCCAGTTAACCTGGTATTCTCCAAAGGTAACCGTTCTGCAGCTGTTCGTATTCCAGTAGCGGCTGTTACGCCTAAAGGCTGTCGGATCGAGTTCCGTACACCGGACTCCACAGCTAACCCTTACCTGGCCTTCTCTGCAATGCTGATGGCGGGTCTGGATGGCATCAAGCGCAAACTGAACCCGATCGAATTGGGATATGGTCCACTTGATACGAACATCTATGAGCTGTCTGAGGCTGAAATTGGTAAAATCCGCAGTGTTCCTGCTTCGCTGGATGAGGCTCTGGACGCTCTGGAAGCCGACTACGAGTTCTTGACAGAAGGCGATGTATTTACGAAGGACTTTATTGATAACTATGTAGAACTTAAACGTTCTGAAGCCAAATCGGTTAACATCCGTGTTCATCCGCACGAATACAGCCTGTATTTCGACTGCTAA
- a CDS encoding AbrB/MazE/SpoVT family DNA-binding domain-containing protein, whose translation MKPAGVVRKVDQLGRIVLPKSLRKRYQMNEGDPVEILVQGDHIILERYRPKCVFCGSVEQVNNFKDRYICAQCLTEMTQYS comes from the coding sequence ATGAAACCTGCCGGTGTGGTGCGTAAAGTTGATCAACTGGGAAGAATAGTGTTGCCCAAATCACTGCGCAAAAGATATCAAATGAATGAGGGAGACCCTGTCGAAATTTTGGTTCAGGGTGACCATATTATTTTGGAGCGTTATCGTCCGAAATGTGTATTTTGCGGATCGGTTGAGCAAGTGAACAATTTTAAAGATCGTTATATTTGCGCTCAATGCTTGACGGAAATGACACAGTACTCCTAA
- a CDS encoding PLP-dependent aminotransferase family protein: protein MQYSFASRTAAMLASPVRHIRENARRHSFISLAEELPAQELFPVKLLEEAAHDVFGSGPDALQYGEPEGYFPLRAWLAGEWEQRKGVRVPPGQILLTTGSQQAIDLIVRLMVDERDPVLVENPTSPGCLQVLSMQGAQIVPVESDGEGVRPDQLEALIIQHHPKLFFATPTFTNPTGSLWSAARRQEVLELCRLHQVLIVEDDSYGELHFKQKNESGDKSPHGQSRKFAEAYPSLFALDHAGQGGQVLYIGSFNKTVAPALRTGWASGPAPLIEGMYALKQLADMQSSTMNQRLLFQLLTSSRFQWHEHLAMLNKEYSTRLQLILELLKRPFWKDVTYHIPSGGMYVWVQLPDGLDSALLLKAALPKGVAFMPGELCAVGTEGASHIRLNFSHPGREQLLMGMNLIGETISEFTARS, encoded by the coding sequence ATGCAATATTCCTTTGCTTCACGAACTGCTGCAATGTTGGCTTCTCCAGTGCGTCATATCCGGGAAAATGCGAGAAGACACTCCTTTATATCTTTGGCTGAAGAATTGCCTGCACAAGAGCTGTTTCCGGTGAAGCTGCTGGAAGAAGCGGCTCATGATGTATTTGGTTCTGGCCCTGACGCCCTCCAGTATGGTGAACCGGAGGGCTATTTTCCTTTGCGGGCGTGGCTTGCAGGAGAGTGGGAACAGCGCAAAGGAGTTAGAGTGCCACCGGGACAGATTCTCCTGACAACAGGCAGTCAGCAGGCCATTGACCTGATCGTAAGGCTGATGGTGGATGAACGCGACCCGGTGTTAGTCGAAAATCCGACGTCGCCCGGATGTCTGCAAGTGCTGTCGATGCAAGGAGCGCAGATCGTTCCCGTTGAATCTGATGGAGAAGGTGTGCGTCCCGATCAACTTGAAGCCTTAATCATTCAACACCATCCCAAGCTTTTTTTTGCGACACCCACGTTTACGAACCCTACCGGTTCCTTATGGAGCGCGGCCAGACGTCAGGAGGTTTTGGAGCTGTGCAGGCTCCATCAGGTGCTGATCGTGGAGGACGACTCTTACGGAGAGCTACATTTTAAACAAAAAAATGAATCCGGCGACAAGAGCCCGCATGGACAAAGTCGGAAATTTGCAGAAGCTTATCCTTCGTTATTTGCGCTGGATCATGCGGGGCAGGGCGGTCAGGTGCTATATATCGGTTCATTCAACAAAACGGTAGCGCCCGCACTGAGAACCGGATGGGCGTCAGGCCCCGCCCCGTTGATCGAAGGTATGTACGCTTTGAAGCAGTTGGCCGATATGCAGTCCAGTACGATGAACCAGCGACTCCTGTTCCAGTTGCTGACCAGCTCGCGGTTTCAATGGCACGAGCATTTAGCCATGCTGAACAAAGAGTACTCGACACGTCTACAGTTAATTCTGGAGCTGCTCAAGCGCCCATTTTGGAAAGATGTGACGTATCATATTCCGTCTGGCGGCATGTATGTATGGGTTCAGTTGCCCGATGGGTTGGACAGCGCACTGCTGCTAAAGGCGGCCTTACCCAAGGGTGTAGCTTTTATGCCAGGAGAGTTGTGCGCGGTTGGTACTGAAGGTGCGTCCCATATCCGCCTGAACTTCAGCCATCCGGGCCGTGAGCAGCTACTCATGGGCATGAATTTGATCGGTGAGACGATCAGTGAATTCACTGCGCGAAGCTAG
- a CDS encoding 4-hydroxy-3-methylbut-2-enyl diphosphate reductase, giving the protein MEVLRISPRGYCYGVVDAMVLARQAARNLDLPRPIYILGMIVHNSHVTNSFEDEGIITLDGPNRMEILSQVESGTVIFTAHGVSPEVRKLARDKGLTTVDATCPDVTKTHDLIREKSAEGYQIIYIGKKNHPEPEGAIGIAPDHVHLIEKEEEIDSLTLCADKILITNQTTMSQWDIKHIMKKLLEKFPGAEIHNEICLATQVRQEAVAEQAGQADLVIVVGDPRSNNSNRLAQVSEEIAGTTAYRISDVTELKREWLEGVHKVAVTSGASTPTLITKEVILYLEQYDPANPDTWEIQRTIDMKKLLPPVREKSKTTK; this is encoded by the coding sequence TTGGAAGTGCTCAGAATTTCGCCCCGGGGTTACTGCTACGGCGTAGTCGATGCCATGGTATTGGCTCGTCAGGCGGCCAGAAACTTGGACTTACCTCGGCCTATTTATATACTAGGCATGATTGTGCATAACAGTCATGTCACAAATTCCTTCGAGGACGAGGGAATTATTACACTGGACGGCCCTAACCGCATGGAGATTTTAAGCCAGGTGGAGAGTGGTACCGTTATTTTCACCGCCCATGGTGTATCCCCTGAGGTTCGCAAGCTGGCTCGCGATAAGGGGCTGACTACGGTTGATGCAACCTGCCCAGACGTGACGAAGACCCATGATCTGATACGGGAGAAGTCTGCCGAGGGATATCAGATTATTTATATCGGCAAAAAGAATCATCCTGAGCCGGAAGGGGCCATCGGCATTGCGCCCGACCATGTTCATCTGATCGAGAAGGAAGAGGAGATCGACAGCCTTACCTTGTGTGCGGACAAAATTCTAATCACGAATCAGACGACCATGAGTCAGTGGGACATCAAGCACATTATGAAAAAGCTGCTGGAGAAGTTCCCGGGTGCCGAGATACACAATGAAATCTGTCTGGCCACGCAAGTGCGTCAGGAAGCGGTAGCGGAGCAGGCCGGACAGGCGGATCTGGTGATTGTCGTTGGTGATCCGCGCAGTAACAATTCAAACCGATTGGCTCAGGTGTCTGAGGAAATTGCGGGTACAACAGCTTACCGTATTTCCGATGTAACCGAGCTGAAGCGGGAATGGCTGGAGGGTGTTCACAAGGTAGCAGTGACCTCTGGAGCTTCTACGCCTACGTTGATTACGAAAGAGGTTATTTTGTATCTGGAGCAATATGATCCGGCTAACCCGGATACATGGGAGATTCAGCGGACGATTGATATGAAGAAGCTGTTGCCTCCTGTGCGTGAAAAGTCAAAAACGACTAAATAA
- a CDS encoding phosphodiester glycosidase family protein: MNMDTKQVNRFFMLALAPFIGLLGCVLLIHPTFSFSGSTVPSLQKAEVVLQTQSVGKQLDEAKQTATYTLSTIRRTSELYKQTTQTMNQLVQTASTQSKRPEKIYNRRITAKLGVPYERVDSNRITIELFKVNPGIYHGYAMKVKLKDPAAMKMSLGSDKLGGSETTMRAVLRHGAVAGINAGGFADGDDKRYPLSTTVMNGHYLTGFQPSFKDLSFVGLSNTGQLIGGKFYSQGALDSLKPSFGATFVPVLLQSGQKMPIPDKWKVSPKRAPRTAIGNYKDDQLLIIVVDGYNESGGSGATLEELQGKMYNLGVQNAYNLDGGGSSSLILNSRVVNKPSDGNLRPVPTHFLFYK, encoded by the coding sequence ATGAATATGGATACAAAACAGGTAAATCGTTTCTTTATGTTGGCCCTTGCTCCTTTTATCGGTTTGTTGGGGTGTGTTTTGTTAATTCATCCCACATTTAGTTTTTCGGGGTCTACTGTCCCGAGTCTGCAAAAAGCCGAGGTCGTTCTACAAACGCAATCAGTAGGCAAGCAGCTCGATGAAGCCAAACAAACGGCAACATACACCTTGTCTACTATTCGCCGAACATCGGAACTGTACAAGCAAACGACCCAAACGATGAACCAGCTTGTCCAAACGGCCTCCACTCAATCCAAGCGTCCCGAAAAAATCTATAATCGACGCATCACCGCCAAGCTCGGGGTTCCTTATGAGCGTGTAGACAGCAACCGGATTACTATTGAATTGTTTAAGGTGAACCCGGGGATTTATCATGGCTATGCCATGAAGGTCAAGCTTAAAGATCCCGCCGCTATGAAAATGTCTCTAGGGAGCGATAAACTGGGCGGCTCCGAAACGACCATGCGTGCTGTTCTGAGACACGGAGCTGTCGCTGGTATTAATGCAGGCGGCTTTGCGGATGGAGACGACAAACGCTATCCATTAAGCACTACCGTCATGAACGGCCATTACCTGACCGGCTTTCAGCCCAGCTTTAAGGATTTGTCCTTCGTCGGATTGAGCAACACCGGCCAACTCATCGGCGGCAAGTTTTACAGTCAGGGAGCTCTGGACAGCCTGAAGCCTTCCTTTGGAGCTACCTTCGTTCCCGTACTGCTGCAAAGCGGTCAAAAGATGCCTATTCCGGATAAATGGAAGGTATCGCCCAAACGAGCGCCACGTACAGCCATTGGCAACTATAAAGATGATCAACTGCTCATTATTGTCGTAGATGGCTACAATGAAAGCGGGGGTTCAGGTGCAACACTGGAAGAACTACAAGGAAAAATGTACAATCTCGGCGTTCAGAATGCTTATAATCTGGACGGGGGCGGCTCTTCCTCACTCATCCTGAACAGTCGGGTCGTGAACAAGCCATCGGATGGCAATCTGCGTCCGGTCCCTACTCATTTTTTGTTCTATAAATAG
- the serC gene encoding 3-phosphoserine/phosphohydroxythreonine transaminase, with translation MLSKRAYNFNAGPAALPLKVLERVQAEFVDFQGTGMSIMEMSHRGAVYESVHNEAQERLLSLLGNPEGYKVLFLQGGASTQFAMLPLNFLSEGQTGSYIMTGSWSDKAYKEAKLLGKAHIAASSADEKYMRLPNVDSLDLPDNTAYVHITSNETIEGTQFKQFPDTGSVPLIVDMSSDIFCKPFDATQFGLIYAGAQKNLGPSGVTVVIAREELLTSSPDNVPTMLRYSTYEKNNSLYNTPPSFAIYMVNEVLKWIQEEGGLEGIERVNQQKAALLYDRIDSSGGFYRGCVDVADRSIMNVTFRLANEDLEKQFIKESEQAGFVGLKGHRSVGGLRASIYNAVPLENCQALAEFMDSFKQRHS, from the coding sequence TTGTTGAGTAAGAGAGCCTATAATTTTAATGCAGGACCAGCGGCATTGCCGCTCAAAGTGCTGGAACGTGTACAAGCTGAATTCGTAGATTTTCAGGGAACAGGTATGTCCATTATGGAAATGTCTCACCGTGGAGCTGTGTATGAATCTGTTCATAATGAAGCGCAGGAACGTCTGTTATCTCTGCTAGGCAATCCAGAAGGCTACAAGGTGTTATTTCTGCAAGGAGGCGCTAGTACGCAATTCGCTATGCTGCCCTTAAATTTCTTGAGCGAAGGGCAGACAGGAAGCTACATCATGACAGGAAGTTGGTCAGACAAGGCTTATAAGGAAGCCAAGCTTTTGGGCAAGGCCCATATTGCTGCATCCTCTGCTGATGAAAAGTATATGCGTCTTCCGAATGTGGATTCTTTGGACTTGCCTGACAATACTGCTTATGTGCATATTACGTCCAACGAGACGATTGAAGGCACACAGTTCAAGCAATTTCCGGATACCGGTTCTGTGCCGTTAATTGTGGACATGTCCAGTGATATTTTTTGCAAGCCGTTTGATGCTACTCAATTCGGATTGATCTATGCGGGAGCACAAAAAAATCTGGGTCCTTCCGGCGTAACAGTCGTGATTGCTCGTGAAGAACTGTTGACGTCCTCACCGGACAACGTTCCTACCATGCTGCGCTACAGCACTTATGAAAAAAATAATTCTCTCTACAATACACCTCCATCCTTTGCCATATACATGGTGAATGAAGTGCTGAAATGGATTCAGGAAGAAGGCGGCCTGGAAGGCATTGAACGCGTCAACCAGCAGAAAGCTGCTTTGCTCTACGACCGTATTGACAGCAGTGGAGGCTTCTACCGTGGTTGTGTAGATGTCGCTGACCGTTCCATTATGAATGTGACCTTCCGCCTCGCCAATGAAGACTTGGAAAAGCAATTTATTAAGGAGTCTGAGCAGGCCGGTTTCGTCGGTCTGAAGGGACATCGCAGTGTAGGAGGGCTCCGCGCTTCGATCTACAATGCCGTTCCACTGGAGAACTGCCAAGCGTTGGCCGAGTTTATGGATAGCTTTAAGCAGCGTCATAGCTGA
- the trmL gene encoding tRNA (uridine(34)/cytosine(34)/5-carboxymethylaminomethyluridine(34)-2'-O)-methyltransferase TrmL, translated as MPLHIVLVEPEIPANTGNIARTCAATGTHLHLVKPLGFRTDDATLKRAGLDYWYAVHIEYHESFAEVQEKYQEGRFFYATTKANQRYSDIAFQDGDFLVFGKETKGLPPELLAANTDTCIKMPMSDKVRSLNLSNSAAIIVYEALRQMDFPGLS; from the coding sequence ATGCCATTACATATTGTGCTTGTTGAGCCGGAAATCCCGGCTAATACAGGGAATATTGCCAGAACGTGTGCTGCTACGGGAACACATCTGCATCTGGTAAAGCCGCTGGGCTTCCGTACCGACGATGCCACGTTAAAACGTGCTGGACTTGATTACTGGTATGCGGTCCACATTGAATACCATGAATCTTTTGCTGAGGTGCAGGAGAAGTATCAGGAAGGCCGCTTTTTTTATGCCACCACGAAAGCAAATCAGCGTTATAGTGATATTGCATTTCAGGATGGAGACTTTCTGGTATTTGGTAAAGAAACGAAGGGGCTGCCTCCCGAGCTTCTGGCTGCCAACACGGATACATGCATCAAGATGCCTATGTCAGATAAAGTAAGATCGCTAAATTTGTCGAATTCCGCTGCGATTATCGTATATGAAGCGTTGCGGCAAATGGATTTTCCAGGTTTATCGTGA
- a CDS encoding response regulator transcription factor → MRKVWQVVIIDIHPTSMLGTKLILEDQQDLLVRGMSSSGTEGLELACSIRPEIILMDYRLPEGTAEPFLTQIRALSPDSHIVIMTDEDNITLFQQLISLGANGMLSKQASPSQLIHLINGLREGFASLPMDWIRCGNWPFMPLMASEPFDELTQTEIFIMERIVQGITYDKIAVEIEVSRRSIDNYLRKIYAKLGVSSRAQAIERYALYARQAKQLYA, encoded by the coding sequence ATGAGAAAAGTATGGCAGGTGGTCATCATAGACATCCATCCTACAAGTATGCTGGGAACAAAGCTTATTTTGGAAGACCAGCAGGATTTGCTTGTCAGAGGGATGTCCTCCTCCGGGACGGAAGGTCTGGAATTGGCTTGCTCCATTCGGCCGGAAATCATTTTAATGGATTACAGGTTGCCTGAGGGAACGGCGGAACCGTTCCTAACTCAAATACGGGCCTTGTCTCCAGACAGCCATATTGTTATTATGACGGATGAGGATAATATTACGCTGTTCCAACAGCTGATTTCGCTGGGAGCGAATGGAATGCTATCCAAACAGGCGTCACCAAGCCAGTTGATCCATCTGATCAACGGTTTGCGCGAAGGATTTGCTTCGTTACCGATGGATTGGATTCGTTGTGGAAATTGGCCTTTTATGCCGCTTATGGCTTCTGAGCCTTTCGACGAATTGACACAGACCGAAATTTTCATTATGGAACGTATTGTGCAAGGAATTACATATGACAAAATTGCTGTCGAGATCGAAGTCAGTCGGCGCTCCATTGATAATTATCTACGTAAAATTTATGCGAAATTGGGCGTGTCCAGCCGGGCGCAGGCGATTGAACGTTATGCCTTGTACGCGCGTCAAGCGAAGCAACTGTATGCCTGA